The following nucleotide sequence is from Juglans microcarpa x Juglans regia isolate MS1-56 chromosome 6D, Jm3101_v1.0, whole genome shotgun sequence.
GGTTATGGCATTTCTAGTTTGAACCATAGAATTTTTGCTGGTTGTTGGCTTTTACTTTCAGTTTTATTTCAAATTGTTGCCAATAAAGATATGGGTAAATATCTCTGATGAAGCATTCATCTCCACAGATACTAAGAAACTCACAAACCGCAGTTGTCTGAATCCTTTCCGGTCAGACAGGCCAAGCTGACAAGTTCTTGGCGTGCTTTTGGCATCTAAGGCGACGCTCATAGCCAGTACGAAGTCATGAAGTAATTCAATTGTTCTGATCaacttcttatatttatttatggatcTGTAACATTTGTTCATTAAAATTAAGGTTTTGAGGGTCTGATGCTTAATTTTCAGTTGTATGTTCTGGAAACATAAGCTTTTGTAGGCAGATATGATCTCAGATGTAGACTAATTTGATTTCACTACCATCGTGAAAGTGTGACTAATGGTATAAAGGAATAAAACCATTTGCTCATTTTAAGAAAGCATTCTATGGCCACATTGGCCAGTTTTGATTATGCATCGATCATGATAATCTTTGGATGATCATGGAGGCTgcaaaattgaattttaaatcAGTGGGGGCActtgaattttatgattttacatATCCATGCCTAAGATGTATATACTTGTTAGATTTGAGGAGGAAGGAATCAACCGGATGATTTTCATGCCTAGGTTGGATGTATTTGCATCTTGCATGTTTTGCACGCACGCACATACATGACACAACAGAAGAaagggagagacagagagagttcTATAGATGCATTTCCCTTCATCTGCTTACTAGCAGATGGCGTATTGCTTGACCTTTGAATATACGAGTGTTCTGAAGTCAGTAAATTATTTCTTATGTTGGTCTGGTTGAGCATATCAGCCCCCAGAAGCCCTGTCCTGCAAATAATCTTAGGACTTCTGGACTTTAGTCTTTAGATGAATCATGTGCgcttatataaattttttttggggttAGGGGACCTGTAAGATGGGATGAAGCTAAGCTTGCTGAAATTGAGGCAACTAAACCTGTCAGGAAAAAGATTGATGAACCCAAGACACCATATCACCCAAAGGTTAATGAAGACGGTAAGATAATATCTTATACAGCTCAATTTCAACAAGATATTGTTGTAACAATTCCAATTAAAAGCTCGAGTTGAAAGCATTTTGCTAACTGTATCTGTTGGCTATCGTAGGCTCATTGTATTCTGTTGGAAGCACTGGTAATGCTGCACAGGCTGAAGCTATAAGAAATGCTTTGAATGAAGTAATTTCAAGTCGAATGCATTCTACAGGTTTTACAGAATGGACATCATCTGAGGATGAGGCTGATGCCATGGAGCAAGATAAAGGTtcttaaatttctcttaatCAAGGAACTATCTGCATAGATTATAAGTTaacaaaaattgtgaaaatattatCTTGGCATTAATGGGTtcttaaatttctcttaattaaataaCTGTCTGCATGGTTTTTTAGCCCAATACTACTTTCATGcgttttttaacctttttttttttgtcaattcaGCATCTAGCTCATTGTATTATGTTGGAATTTTTCTCAGGTAGTGTAAAGATTGAGCATGACACAAGTTTCAAAGATCATAGGAGAAAACATTATGATGAGTTCTGGAGGGTAAAAgagctaaaaaaaaatgaattttttccGAACGATAAGAATGATGAGTATGATGACGTAGGGAGAcaacattcatattcgtttctTAGCAATGGGTTGAGAGAAATACACATCGATGGTCCCTATGGAATCCTGCGAACGATAGACATTCAGGAAGTTACTGGGAGACTACCTCAAAGAcatttatttccaaagtaaaaGAGATTAGAATCCAGCAGGCAATTCGATACGAATGATATTGTTTGCATCGATATTTAGTTAAATAGCATCTGTAATGAACTAtgaaacccccctccccccccccccccccaaaaaaaaaaaaaaaaaaggagcccAAATTATCTTTGTATATGTAGGCTTTTCTTTAAGAGAAAATCTGAGCCCAAGTGGTtgtttgtaaattatttatttttcttggacgGTTGTGGGCTGAATCTAGGCTTGAGAAGGGAAGAAAACGGACCCAACTAGCTCCCTAGCTGGAAGCCCAGCCCCCTTCAccaaaacggtgtcgttttgaCGGACTTGGAGGTGAAATTTTTTTCCCTATCCTATATGGCTTCGTTTTGTGCTTTTGCTGAAAAAATCTACATCTTTTTCCCCATGCGTTGCACTCCCCtacctctttctctttttttttttttttttttttttccttcttttcaccTTCCTCCTATTAGCAACATATCACAGATCGACATGTCTAACAACCGTGAGAGTCTATGGAGAGATGAGGATGCTCGAAATTCtcggagaaaaaaaaagtgaagactCTCACAATCTAGTTTGAATCAATGGAGAGAAGTTGAATGATCTTGGAGATCTAACGGTAACAAATTCAAACCGAAATGATAATCCACTCAAGCCTTCAAATAAGGGAAAATCAGCATGATGATCCAACAAACTTCTGCTAATGAGGGATTCTCTATTATCAAGGATCCTCTGTTATTAAGCAAGCTATCCAACATAACAAATGAAGATCATTTCAGCTATCAAACCAGAACCAACCAGATTTCATAGGATTTTGTCAATGTAATTGTGTTTAAATACTTTACTTGTATAGCCTAAGTGTTCATTTtgaaattcaataaaaacaCTCACAGTATTTTTTCAGAACAAATTCTCTTGGCTCAAtttttctttatggtatcaTTGGCAGTGTGAACACTAGGCAACATTACAGTCACAGCTCTGACAttcttctcatcttatcttatgcTCCTTCCCTTAGCTATGACTACCTTATCACTCAATGTTAGCAATTTTATCACTCTCCGACTCATCCCAAATAATTATCCCTTGTGGTGTGAGCAAGCCTTGGCTCTTGCAAAAAGCCAAGAATTGGTCAGGCATCTCACAAATGAAGATCCTGCTCCCAACAAATTCACAACTCCAAATCAAAACAGCTTGAGAAATGCAAAAAATTCCACTCCACAGTTAACAGATGCTTTCATAGCATGGCGAAAGTCTGATCATCTCCTTATAGGGTGGATCATTGGAACACTCTTTGAGGAAACTCTTGGACTCGTCATTGGTATCGACACAACTCATGCAGTTTGGGAGGCCCTAAAAAATGCATAGGCCTAAGAATCACAAGAACGTGAGTTTACATTACGACAACAAGTGACCTATCTTCGTAAAGAATATCACACAACAATTACGGAACACATTAGCAAATTTAAAGGTCTCTGTGACAATTTAGTAGCCATTGGGAAGCCTGTTCCAGAACAAGAACAAGTTTTTTGCCTCCCACCAGTCTTGGTCCTCAATATGAAACCTTCACAACAACTATGTTAAAGCCCCCCAGGCCGACGTACTCTGAATTGGTCTCTCAACTCCAAAATTTCGATCAAAGGCGCAACTGGTTCTCTAATCACATAGATGTCCCAGCTTCTTTCCTCATTCATCAAATGGTTTTTTTATGAACAATAACAACGACACTCATAGTCAAACCCTTCAGGCTATCATGGACCATCACAAAAATTCACCTCCAACAGACGTGGCTTTCAGGCACAATAGCAAAGGGACTCGAACCATGGCTACAACAACAACTCCTCTTCAACAAATCCACAACGACGTCCTCCACCACCTGGTGAGTGCCGAATGATGCCTATGGAGAGGGACAAATACCGTGAGCAACAATGCCAATATTGTGGGATAATGGGACATACTGCTAAGATATGCTGGTGGGTGCCAAAGAAACCCACTCaacaagatgaaaattctacaAGCACTCGCGGCTCTTTCTTTAGACAATACCATTGCAGACACAAAATATACAACAGACACCGGGGCTTTCAACCATATAACAGGTTAGCTAAGGTATGTTAACAAACATTTGTAAATACTCTAGTGTTGATTCTGTGCTAATTGGAGATGGGTCTTCCATGCCCATTCttgtataaaacaaaaaaatactgCCTTACCTTTCAATAATGTTTTGTTGGTTTCGAAATTAACaaaaaacttactttctgtaagCCAGATAACGACTCAATTTCCTGTTAACTATGAATTTTCTAATGTTGATTTCTATGTTAAGGAACGGGAAACAGGACAAGTAATGATAACAGGGAAACGCAAGGGTGATCTCTATGTCCTACACACTTCTCCAGAATTGTATTTCTCCCATCGGTTTAGATCAGGCACTGCAAAAGTTTGGCATCAATGGCTAGGCCATCCTCAATCTTTAGTTTTAcatatgcttaaaaaaaaaaagggactcaTTGATGTCGTAGGgacaacaaaatctcaaaatctttGTGATAGTTGTTAACTGGGAAAGCTTAGTCATTTACCTTTCTCTTACTCAGAACATTCAAGTACtaatatctttgaaaaaaattattgtaatttgtgGGAACCTGCCCTGTTTTATCTATTGGAAAATTCAGATATTATGCTTGTTTGGTTGATGATTTTTCCAAATATATGTGGATTATTCCCTTATGCAacaaatctgatttttttgaTGCATATCTATGTAATAACCTGATCCTAAGTTTAGGctataatataagttttatgtaaatttttttcatatagctattaaacttattattattattattattattattattattattattatcagatTTTACATTATTCATTTGTAATaagattattatcattttagtattgatattttattatgactcgatttttttttagaataaccactagagttttgttttgaaataaaatcctATTTCTCCATATCTCCACCCATAAACCTTATTCTTATCTCTTGATTGGATAACCCTaatctcatttacttttttccTCCTAATTGATCAGGGGAAACCAACTcccaactccaaaactcatACTCCTAAAATCGAGGCCCACACCCGTTTGTTTTAAACCGTGAGAACCAACTCAGTTGGTGAACATCCGCACGTCTCCACTCCCATGCATGCACGTCTCTTTCCCTAGGGCTTATTTTTATGGTGTTCTCtaccacctatatatatatatatatgtttatacgCTAGATCTTCGGCATGAAGAAAACCTCACGCCGCAGACTAAGAACCATTTCGAGCCTTTGCCCAGCACACACTCAGCCCCTCTACCTAGGGCACGCCGACACCACCGTTGACCACCTCAGGTCCTCAAGGGACGACAAACCCACCCTTCGGACAACACAGTAAGCCTCACCACCCAACGCACGGAGCAAACCACCCGAGGGTCAGTTTTCTaacatcaaaacagagtatcACCACGTTCAAGAGAAACCCACGAGCCTCCACTACGCCGAAGCAACTATGGATAACCCAGAAACTGCTGCCTCACCATGCTTCACTGTCGAGAGATTTCGATCACTACCAAACTCCGAAAACCACCAGAATATACCCAGAAGATGTCGACAGTAACCTCTCTGCCCTCCACGACGGGCGTTGACCCACCTCattttctctgtctctctctctctctctcactcggtgtcgcaccaccacaGACGAGCCcccagtcgcgccgccgtgacccTCGCTAGCAACCTAGAACCGCCACACATCagcctctctctcggtgagcccTTGCTTTGCgcgcctctctctcccaagccCTATGTCCCTCTGTTTTTCTGcagaatatatatgtatttgcttTAGGTTTTGGTTTACTATGTGCAGTTGTGGGTAAATTACAAGTATGCCCTTTTAGATCTAGTATCTTGAAGCAgtgttttaagtataattatatttataacctTACGTTTAAAACGtaagtatatgttaattatgaatactattatgtcattttaattaaagttgagtttaatatttcaagttgagtttaattttattaaataaatatattagtcaaatgCTCAATTTATTAAGAAAGTGTTGAAAGAATTGGATATAAATGAAGTTTTTGGATTGAGTGgcttttataaatgattttttcttatCATGTCTCAAACgggtattttgggaaagtcTTTTATGATTGCATTGCATGCTTGTTTGTATGCTTCTATGTTTGAAATTCTTGGTTGTTAATCTATGAATTTATTTGCTAAGATTGCGTgatctcattgtggtattctCACTTACGGTTCGTAGGCTTTGATGCAGGGGACATGTTTGAGCATGATGGACCGACCCCACCTGAGGAGTGATGACTTGGGATTTCTTTCTGTTGTAGTAGATGGACTactatttctttcttattttgatCAGTTGGATGACTGTAATAACTTTATAGAGGATTTCTTGTTgagttgtattttaaattttatggtaCTAGTTTTAGACtgttttgttatattttctgcTGGTGCGTGTAAAACTTAaga
It contains:
- the LOC121236105 gene encoding protein phosphatase inhibitor 2-like gives rise to the protein MKVRGPVRWDEAKLAEIEATKPVRKKIDEPKTPYHPKVNEDGSLYSVGSTGNAAQAEAIRNALNEVISSRMHSTGFTEWTSSEDEADAMEQDKGSVKIEHDTSFKDHRRKHYDEFWRVKELKKNEFFPNDKNDEYDDVGRQHSYSFLSNGLREIHIDGPYGILRTIDIQEVTGRLPQRHLFPK